The following coding sequences are from one Panicum hallii strain FIL2 chromosome 5, PHallii_v3.1, whole genome shotgun sequence window:
- the LOC112893302 gene encoding nodal modulator 1 codes for MDPRRLPVLLVLLLAFFSAAAASDEIHGCGGFVEASSGLAKSRKASDSKLDYSDITVELCTVDGLVKESTQCAPNGYYFIPVYDKGSFMVRVKGPKGWSWKPETVPVVIDHNGCNGNADINFQFTGFMISGKVVGAVGGKSCSKRGGPSGVKVELLTDSDELVASALTSSSGEYSFTNIIPGRYRLSASHPDYDIELRGSPEVDLRFGNVVADDVFFVSGYNIYGTVVAQGNPILGVHLYLYSNDLTEVPCPQDFSDAPREGALCHAISGADGKFMFRSLPCGSYELLPYYKGENTVFDISPSSLPVSVEHGHMTISQKFQVTGFSVGGRVVDGYGAGVEGANVIVDGQLRAVTDSLGYYRLDQVTSKKYTITAEKDHYKFNRLENFMILPNLASIDDIRSVRYDVCGIVRTVTPNSKAMVTITHGPENVKPQRKLVGENGRFCFEVPAGEYQLSALPVDSERSSSLMFSPGSISVNVNSPLLDLAFSQSQVNVHGKVSCKEECNQNVLVSLVRLAGGVEQEKKTTTLEQDNVNFVFTKVFPGKYRIEVKHSSSEGSTQDGWCWDQNTFNVDIGTDDVRDIVFVQKGYWIELVSTHDTEAYIQLPDSSKLDLSIKKGSQRICVETSGQHEIHLTNPCISFGSSSVLFDTANPMPVHISAKKYLVKGEIHVDAGSLQENIDSKDIVVDVLKSDGSFVEKISTKPALGKSNQNGFAAFEYSIWADLGEDFIFVPHDSSTGRKKVLFYPARQQYSVSVNGCQDTVPQITAKTGLYLEGSVSPATSDVDVKILSARKSSYSHLNKGDVATETKTDSDGSFFAGPLYDDIEYKVEASKDGYHLKRTGPYTFACQKLGQISVRIYGENSELLPSVLLSLSGEEGYRNNSISSSGGTFIFDNLFPGSFYLRPLLKEYKFNPSAVAIDLNSGESREAEFRATRVAYSAMGSVTLLTGQPKEGVFVEARSESTGYYEEATTDSFGRFRLRGLVPGSTYSIRVAAKDNLQFAAVERASPGYLSVDVGHEDITGIDFVVFERPEVTILSGHVEGDGIDMLQPHLSVEIRSAAEPSRVESVLPVPLSYYFEVRDLPKGKHLVQLRSGLPSHTHRFESELVEVDLEKQPQIHVGPLKYKTEERHQKQELTPAPVFPLIVGVSVIALVISMPRLKDLYQSAVGMTSLGSGVAPTKKEPRKNIIRKRV; via the exons ATGGATCCCCGCCGTCTCCccgtcctcctcgtcctcctgctcgccttcttctccgccgcggccgcctccgACGAGATCCACGGATGTGGCGGCTTCGTCGAG GCGAGCTCCGGCTTGGCCAAGTCGAGGAAGGCGTCGGACTCCAAGCTCGACTACTCCGACATCACG GTTGAGTTGTGCACTGTTGATGGTTTGGTTAAGGAAAGCACACAGTGTGCTCCGAATGGCTACTATTTCATTCCAGTCTATGACAAG GGTTCGTTCATGGTCAGAGTTAAGGGGCCCAAGGGATGGTCATGGAAGCCTGAAACT GTTCCTGTCGTTATCGATCACAATGGGTGCAATGGAAATGCAGATATAAATTTCCAATTCACTGG GTTCATGATATCGGGTAAAGTAGTGGGCGCTGTTGGTGGTAAGAGCTGCTCGAAAAGGGGAGGACCTTCTGGTGTGAAAGTTGAACTGTTGACAGACTCTGATGAGTTGGTTGCATCTGCATTAACATCATCATCAGGAGAATATTCGTTTACAAACATAATTCCAG GGCGTTACAGATTAAGCGCTTCTCATCCTGATTATGATATCGAGTTGAGAGGCTCACCAGAG GTTGACTTGCGATTTGgaaatgttgtggcagatgatGTCTTCTTTGTATCTGGATACAACATTTATGGCACTGTAGTTGCACAG GGAAATCCGATATTGGGAGTCCACCTGTACCTATATTCAAATGATTTAACAGAGGTCCCTTGCCCACAAGATTTCAGTGATGCACCCAGGGAAGGTGCTCTTTGCCATGCAATATCTGGTGCTGATGGGAAGTTCATGTTTAGATCACTACCTTGTG GTAGCTATGAGCTGTTGCCATACTACAAGGGGGAGAACACTGTCTTTGATATTTCACCATCTTCACTTCCTGTTTCTGTTGAGCATGGTCATATGACCATTTCCCAAAAATTCCAG GTTACTGGATTTTCTGTTGGAGGGCGTGTTGTTGATGGTTATGGTGCTGGTGTGGAGGGTGCCAATGTTATAGTTGATGGCCAGTTGAGAGCTGTAACAGATAGTCTTGGGTACTACAGACTTGATCAG GTTACATCCAAGAAGTATACTATAACAGCTGAGAAGGATCACTATAAGTTCAATCGTTTGGAGAATTTTATG ATTTTACCAAATTTGGCCAGCATTGATGATATCAGATCAGTTAGATATGATGTATGTGGTATTGTTCGGACAGTAACTCCGAATTCGAAAGCAATG GTGACTATAACACATGGACCTGAAAACGTAAAGCCACAGCGGAAATTAGTGGGAGAAAATGGACGATTTTGCTTTGAG GTTCCTGCAGGTGAATACCAGTTATCTGCATTACCTGTAGATTCCGAACGTTCTTCTAGTCTTATGTTTTCACCAGGATCTATTAGTGTCAATGTAAATAGCCCATTGCTTGATCTGGCATTCTCTCAG TCACAAGTCAATGTTCATGGTAAAGTCTCGTGCAAAGAGGAATGCAACCAAAATGTTCTGGTCTCACTTGTTAGATTAGCTGGCGGTGTGGAACAGGAAAAGAAGACAACTACTTTGGAGCAAGATAATGTCAATTTTGTGTTCACAAAAGTATTTCCGGGGAAATATCGTATAGAG GTGAAGCATTCTTCATCCGAGGGCTCAACTCAGGATGGTTGGTGCTGGGACCAAAATACCTTCAATGTAGACATTGGCACTGATGATGTGAGGGATATTGTATTCGTACAAAAAGGCTACTGGATTGAGCTAGTTTCAACTCATGATACTGAAGCATATATTCAGCTGCCAGATTCTTCTAAACTTGACTTGTCGATAAAG AAAGGATCTCAAAGAATTTGTGTAGAAACTTCAGGGCAACATGAGATTCATTTAACAAATCCTTGTATTTCCTTTGGGAGCTCGTCTGTTTTGTTTGATACAGCTAATCCCATG CCTGTTCATATCAGCGCAAAGAAGTATCTTGTAAAAGGTGAAATCCATGTGGACGCGGGCTCCCTTCAGGAAAACATTGATTCCAAGGATATAGTCGTGGATGTCTTAAAGAGTGACGGCAGCTTTGTAGAAAAGATATCCACCAAACCTGCTCTTGGAAAGAGTAATCAGAATGGCTTTGCTGCCTTTGAGTACTCTATTTGGGCTGACCTCGGGGAGGACTTCATCTTTGTCCCTCATGATTCTAG CACTGGAAGGAAAAAGGTTCTATTTTATCCAGCAAGACAACAG TATTCAGTGTCTGTGAATGGATGCCAAGACACTGTTCCTCAAATCACTGCAAAAACTGGTCTATACCTTGAAGGATCTGTGTCACCTGCAACTTCTGATGTCGATGTCAAGATTCTATCAGCTAGAAAGAGCAGCTATTCCCATCTGAACAAAGGGGATGTAGCAACAGAGACAAAAACAGATTCTGATGGATCATTCTTTGCAGGTCCCTTGTATGATGACATAGAATATAAAGTTGAAGCTTCAAAG GATGGTTATCACCTCAAGCGAACTGGCCCGTACACCTTTGCTTGTCAGAAGCTTGGTCAGATATCAGTCCGGATTTATGGTGAAAATTCAGAGTTGTTACCATCAGTACTATTATCCTTGAGTGGTGAGGAAGGGTACAGAAATAACTCAATTAGTAGCTCTGGCGGAACTTTCATCTTCGACAATTTATTTCCTGGAAGTTTCTATCTCCGACCTCTTCTTAAG GAATATAAATTCAATCCGTCAGCAGTTGCTATTGATCTTAATTCTGGGGAGTCTAGAGAGGCTGAATTCCGTGCAACCAGAGTGGCTTACAG TGCCATGGGTTCTGTAACACTGTTAACTGGTCAACCAAAGGAGGGTGTTTTTGTTGAAGCAAGATCTGAATCCACAGGTTATTATGAGGAAGCTACTACAGATTCTTTCGGTAGGTTTCGTCTTAGAGGACTTGTTCCTGGATCAACTTACTCTATAAGAGTGGCTGCAAAAGATAATCTCCAGTTTGCAGCAGTTGAGCGTGCTTCACCAGGTTATTTGTCAGTTGAT GTTGGTCATGAAGATATCACTGGTATTGATTTTGTGGTATTTGAACGCCCGGAAGTAACAATCTTGAGTGGCCACGTGGAAGGTGATGGTATTGATATGTTGCAGCCACATCTGTCTGTTGAAATCAGATCAGCAGCAGAACCTTCTAGAGTAGAATCTGTTCTTCCTGTTCCTCTTTCATACTACTTTGAAGTGAGAGATTTGCCCAAAGGCAAGCATCTTGTTCAGCTTCGATCTGGCCTTCCATCACATACCCATAGGTTTGAATCAGAGTTGGTCGAAGTAGATCTGGAAAAGCAACCCCAAATTCATGTTGGCCCCCTTAAATATAAAACTGAAGAGCGCCATCAGAAGCAG GAACTGACCCCAGCACCAGTGTTTCCGCTTATTGTTGGAGTTTCTGTGATTGCACTGGTGATCAGTATGCCAAG gTTAAAAGACTTGTACCAGAGTGCTGTAGGAATGACTTCCCTCGGGTCAGGTGTTGCACCGACCAAAAAGGAGCCACGGAAGAATATTATAAGAAAAAGGGTGTAA